A region of Candidatus Megaera polyxenophila DNA encodes the following proteins:
- a CDS encoding NADPH-dependent 7-cyano-7-deazaguanine reductase gives MSEILLGRQVSYKSDYDNSLLFPIKRSLGRAKIIKESYLPFNGYDLWSCYELSWLDSKGKPEVRIMYFVVSADSEFLIESKSVKLYLNSFNNTKFATQEEVYNLIKSDLSQIAGSPVKVYINKLSHYKNQPLNIFEGILLDELPVEISKYHVTSELLKIDLSNQEQIVEEILYSNLLKSNCLVTGQPDWASIQISYKGKKIDHRSLLEYLISYRDHNGFHEECIEHIFVDILENCKPEELTVFAKYTRRGGVDISPFRTNVSLKNTEVIKIRDVRQ, from the coding sequence ATGTCAGAAATATTACTTGGTAGACAAGTATCATATAAAAGCGATTACGATAATTCATTATTATTTCCTATAAAAAGGAGTCTAGGTAGAGCCAAGATAATTAAGGAATCATATCTGCCTTTTAATGGTTATGATTTATGGAGCTGTTATGAGCTCTCCTGGCTCGATTCAAAAGGCAAACCTGAAGTAAGAATTATGTATTTTGTGGTATCGGCAGATTCAGAATTTTTAATAGAATCAAAATCTGTTAAATTATACTTAAACTCTTTTAATAATACTAAATTTGCCACTCAAGAAGAAGTATACAATCTGATAAAATCCGATCTAAGCCAGATAGCTGGTTCGCCGGTAAAAGTGTATATAAACAAACTAAGTCATTATAAAAATCAACCACTTAATATTTTTGAAGGGATTTTACTTGATGAGCTTCCTGTAGAAATTTCTAAGTACCACGTTACTTCTGAATTGCTAAAAATAGATTTAAGCAATCAAGAGCAGATTGTAGAAGAGATTTTATATTCAAATTTATTAAAATCTAATTGTTTAGTTACCGGTCAACCTGATTGGGCCTCTATCCAGATCAGTTATAAGGGTAAAAAAATAGATCATCGATCTCTGTTAGAATATTTAATTTCTTACAGAGATCACAATGGCTTTCACGAAGAATGTATAGAACATATATTTGTTGATATATTAGAAAATTGTAAACCGGAAGAATTGACTGTTTTTGCAAAATATACCAGAAGAGGAGGGGTTGATATTAGCCCCTTCAGAACTAACGTGAGCCTAAAAAACACAGAAGTTATCAAAATTCGTGATGTAAGGCAGTAA
- the hscB gene encoding coA-transferase has translation MNYFELFDIEQNYIIDQTRLRKQYLALQEKYHPNKAKDELQRHKNAEYSMFANAAFKVLKDDYLRAEYILKTKGEILDDDKLKSVLSTAQLEEILEEYESIESLSCNLSSLYVIKKDKIAICEKLVHDIGIAFSENNIKQALDLSVRLKYLTNLVNNIKLKIKNADN, from the coding sequence ATGAATTATTTCGAATTATTTGATATAGAGCAAAATTACATTATTGACCAAACGCGCTTAAGAAAACAATATTTAGCTTTGCAGGAGAAATACCACCCCAACAAGGCAAAAGATGAACTACAGCGTCATAAAAATGCTGAATACTCGATGTTTGCTAACGCAGCTTTTAAAGTTTTAAAAGATGACTATTTAAGGGCTGAATATATTCTAAAAACCAAAGGTGAAATCCTTGATGATGACAAATTAAAGTCAGTTTTATCTACTGCCCAACTGGAAGAAATACTAGAAGAATATGAATCAATAGAAAGCCTCAGCTGTAATTTATCAAGTTTATATGTCATTAAAAAGGATAAAATCGCAATTTGTGAAAAACTGGTGCATGATATAGGTATTGCTTTTTCAGAAAATAATATTAAACAAGCTCTTGATCTTAGTGTGCGGCTAAAGTATCTTACTAATTTAGTCAACAATATAAAGTTAAAGATTAAGAATGCAGATAATTGA
- the hscA gene encoding hsc66, which produces MQIIEIEEPGKRDLQEEIVVGIDFGTTNSLIAYSKHNNPQIINSVGKNGLLPSVIFYDDQLEKFLIGKNRGEKKSISSIKRLLSKSYEEIKSTEVLDKILSDFVLVDHTSSMPKVTFGTTKYSFPELAAKIFLFLKEHAEQELGTAISKAVVSVPAYFDDASRGAVMLAAKIAGFDVLRLIAEPTAAAYAYGFHKKSQGAYMIYDLGGGTFDVSILNMEAGVLQVIATGGDNLLGGDDLDHILAEHIAKELNISLEPALYLKAKGLKELLSFQNSAFLNFGSKKFKITREVFENLISLLINRTIKIAKDTLFDADVKLDGIILVGGSTRIPFIAQNLIRSFGVEVFSDIDPDRAVVIGAALQAENLSLASIRNSLLIDVLPLSVGMELYGGIAEKIIMRNTPIPFSITKTFTTYADHQTGMQFHIVQGEREMVQDCRSLARFELKNIPPMKAGMAKIEVTFAVDADGILSVTAKENTSGIAQNIELKPSYGLSQTEINNILENAFKNAEEDYKIRLLTETRIDAQNVIAGITKAMNETPDILNINEKESIMALINSLQNIIYTNNRDEILTKIGELNKSAADFIEKHLNSGAKSLLEGKHISDI; this is translated from the coding sequence ATGCAGATAATTGAAATTGAAGAACCTGGAAAAAGAGATTTACAAGAAGAAATAGTAGTAGGAATCGATTTTGGCACTACTAACTCTTTAATTGCTTATTCCAAGCACAACAATCCGCAAATAATTAACTCCGTAGGAAAAAATGGCCTTTTACCATCAGTTATATTTTATGACGACCAACTAGAAAAATTTTTAATAGGCAAAAATAGAGGGGAGAAAAAGTCTATTTCTTCCATCAAAAGGCTTCTTTCTAAATCATACGAAGAAATTAAATCGACGGAAGTTTTGGATAAAATATTATCAGATTTTGTGTTAGTAGATCATACTTCATCTATGCCGAAAGTTACATTTGGCACTACGAAGTATAGTTTTCCTGAATTAGCAGCAAAGATATTTTTATTCTTAAAGGAACATGCAGAGCAGGAGCTTGGAACAGCTATAAGTAAAGCTGTTGTATCAGTTCCAGCTTATTTTGATGATGCATCTAGGGGGGCGGTTATGCTAGCTGCTAAAATTGCTGGCTTTGACGTATTACGACTTATTGCTGAGCCGACGGCAGCGGCTTATGCTTACGGATTTCATAAAAAATCCCAAGGTGCTTATATGATCTACGATCTTGGAGGGGGTACTTTTGATGTTTCCATATTAAACATGGAAGCAGGAGTTTTGCAGGTTATTGCCACAGGAGGGGATAATTTGCTCGGCGGTGACGATTTAGATCATATTTTAGCTGAGCATATTGCCAAAGAACTAAATATTAGTTTAGAACCGGCTTTATATCTGAAGGCAAAGGGGCTTAAAGAGCTCCTATCATTCCAAAATAGCGCTTTCCTAAATTTTGGTAGTAAAAAGTTTAAAATTACAAGGGAAGTTTTTGAAAATCTTATTTCGCTACTAATTAATAGAACAATTAAAATAGCTAAAGATACTTTATTTGACGCTGATGTTAAACTTGACGGTATAATACTAGTTGGGGGGTCAACAAGGATACCGTTTATTGCTCAAAATTTAATTAGATCATTTGGCGTTGAGGTGTTCTCTGATATTGATCCTGATAGAGCCGTTGTTATTGGAGCTGCTCTCCAAGCAGAAAATTTGTCTTTAGCTTCTATCCGGAACTCGCTACTGATAGATGTCTTACCTCTATCAGTAGGTATGGAGTTATATGGCGGTATTGCTGAAAAGATTATCATGCGTAATACTCCGATTCCTTTTTCTATTACTAAAACTTTTACCACTTATGCGGATCACCAAACCGGTATGCAATTTCATATAGTGCAAGGAGAAAGGGAAATGGTACAAGATTGTAGGTCTCTTGCTAGGTTTGAACTAAAAAATATTCCACCTATGAAAGCAGGTATGGCAAAAATAGAAGTAACTTTTGCTGTTGATGCCGATGGTATTTTATCTGTTACAGCCAAGGAAAATACTAGCGGAATAGCTCAAAATATTGAATTAAAACCTAGCTATGGATTAAGCCAGACAGAAATAAATAATATACTGGAGAATGCTTTTAAAAATGCTGAAGAAGATTATAAAATTAGGCTTTTGACTGAAACTCGAATTGATGCGCAGAATGTAATTGCAGGAATCACAAAAGCTATGAATGAAACCCCTGATATTTTAAATATTAACGAAAAAGAATCCATTATGGCTTTAATAAATTCTTTGCAGAATATTATATATACTAATAATCGGGATGAGATTTTAACCAAAATCGGGGAATTAAATAAGTCGGCAGCAGATTTTATCGAAAAACACTTAAATAGTGGAGCTAAATCTTTACTTGAAGGCAAACATATAAGTGATATTTAA